A stretch of DNA from Triticum dicoccoides isolate Atlit2015 ecotype Zavitan chromosome 2A, WEW_v2.0, whole genome shotgun sequence:
NNNNNNNNNNGTCTGCAGAATCTCAAGCTGAGGTGCCTGAGCCTACCGCAAGTGGTAATGAGGTCAGTGATGTCGGAATTTCCAAAAGCATGATATTCGAGCGTAAGCGTCGTGAGCCACGAGAAGGCAACTGGGTAGGCGCGGGAGAAGGCCATGAACTCCTGCCCAATCTCAATGTTGCTGCCCAGCGGGTTAGTGCCCGGCGGGGATATGCAAAACTCAAGGCATTGGGTGTGGCCCAAGCTCACAATGTCCTCGATGAGGCGGCCTATGGAGCTCAGGTGAGGGGAAGACGTGTAGAAGCTCAGGACGAGCACCTTGAGGGGACCACCCTCGGCGGGAGGCACCCGAGTCAGCAAGGCCCGCGCCGCGCCCGTGAACGCGTCCATGACCTCGAGCGGCGTGGCGCCGCGGAAGTGAGCGACGTCGAGGCGCACGCGCGAGAGGTGGCCGGGGAGGTGCCGCCAGCGCGTGGAGAGCGCTCCGGCGCGGACCGCCTCGCGCAGGTCGAGGCGCTCGAGGATGTCGAGTAGGAGGGGGTCGGGGAGCGCGCTGATTCCGTCCTCGCCGCCGTGGCCGACGTCGCGCTTGGGCGGCGGCGACTCCATGGTCCCGGCCGACTGACTGAAACCCTAGCTAGGACCAATCGAGAGATATGCACCCCGGGCGGCTGCCTCCTGTTTCGAGGTCGCGGCTCCTCCGGCGCTCCTCTCCCCAGCCCCCGCCTGCGGTCGTCGATCTGGAAGGGACGGgaagcgccgcctccgccgcgcagCCAGCTCGATCCGACTCCTCCTCGATTCTCCTTCCGCCGCGCCGCTGAAATCGATCGTCAGCTTGGATTCGGTGGTTGATTGGATGGTGGATGCATTGGATTTGTGCTCTACTGCTGCTAGTGATGGTGAatctggatggcggcagcggaatgGAGAGAGACGCGAGGAGGCAGAAGAGGCTCTCACAAAGGGTGCCTTTTTTTTCTCCTTGTGGGATGAGTaaatttcatttatttatttcgagagaaggtacaaataATGTTGATTTTGGTACCACACTCTTGTACATGGAAATACTGAATATTTTAAAAATAATGTGTTTTCCACGCGAAACAAACTAATATGTTTTTGGTACAAATTATAATGATGTGTGAAAAAAGGATctatgttgatttaccaggcagcaAGCTTGGCCAGCTTTCCAgaaaaacaagcagccaaccatgtTGATTTTGCTAACACGCGGGGAATAGTTGTTTATACCTAATAATAATATTTGTGAATCAACACTTTAGTTACATTTCCCCGATTTCATTAAAATAGCTTTTGGAAAGGTACTTTATATCTCTTGCTAGATTGGGTGTAAAGTGCACCAATATGCTTTTGGGCCCTAGGTTTGAGTGAAACTGAGAATTTGAAATTTCGAAAATAAATTTGGAGTGTCAATACTTCAAAATATTTGACGCGTGCACATGGATGTGACCTGTTTATCAATAATTTTCATATTTTTATATGTAAATAAATACATAAGGCCCCTTGTTGCTTTTGTCAACTAGGAGAACACCTCCTCACCAAGGAACACATCGTCAAGCTCCCTATTTTTATATTTAGGGCGTGTTCTGAACTCCTCCAACTTCACAAAACTTCATAAATTCAGCTTCTTTTCGTGGCTTCTAACTTCAGCTAGTGATCCAGAACCATTCTACTTCGATAGACAACTTCTTGTCGCACTGCAGCAAGCTAGGAGGCCTTTCGCCCTGTTTGGCGCAGATTGGGCCGGTTGGAGGCAGCCCAATTCGGGCCCAGTGCACCTATTCAAGAGGAGAGACGGTTGGTGATTCGTTGGGGATCGCTCATGTAGCGATATTTTGAGGAGGGAGCAGCGAACAATTATATTTGGTGGTGGCAACTCCTTGTAAATAGGGTGAACTTATGTTTTTCAAGTCAGTGAACCTAGGCCGACCGAGCTCCAAGTTTTTGCAGTGTGATTTGGCTCAGCTTCGAGAAGTTAGCTTCTTGCAGTAAAAGCATTCGGGTCAAAATCTATTTTGAAGTTGGTGGAGTTAGAAACTGGAGGAGATCAAAACACACCCTTAAGCTTCATATTCTTCATTGTTGTCTCCAAATCGATTGCATCCTTTCCCTTCGTACTGCGTAGATGGTCGCGGTGCCTCCAGGAGAGCATGTAGGGCCGGCTCAATAGTGCTACGTTCATTTTATTCCTTTACGTTTCTCTTTAACTTTTTTTATTTCCAAAATTACTTTACTTCAATTTTTAGAAATGTTCACCGCatattaaaaaatattcatcaaattttaaaaactaTTCACTCTTTTTTTAAATGTTCCTACCATTCAGAAAAGTGTTCGTGAAATTTCAAAAATATTAACATGATATTTTTTTTTTCATGGTACTTCAAATCATGAAAATGTAAAACATTTGTCtgtatatttaaaaaatattcgtgAAATGTAACATTTTTCCCACAATTTTATAAAATTGTTCAtagcatacaaaaaaatatattcATATCATTAATAAAATGTTGTAACACTGAACTAATGTGTGCACGCTTCAAATATATTAAGAAAACAGTTCAACGTATGTTTAAAAATGTGTACTTtctatttaaaaaatattcagtGTGTTTTTGAAAATGTTCAACTATGTATTCGGATGAATGTTCGACATCTATttgtaaaaggaaaaaatataaataaaatgaATGTGAAAatagtaaaaataataataatggagGAAAacccagaaaagaaaaaggaaagactcCGCAAAACCTACCCAA
This window harbors:
- the LOC119358416 gene encoding putative FBD-associated F-box protein At5g22720 is translated as MESPPPKRDVGHGGEDGISALPDPLLLDILERLDLREAVRAGALSTRWRHLPGHLSRVRLDVAHFRGATPLEVMDAFTGAARALLTRVPPAEGGPLKVLVLSFYTSSPHLSSIGRLIEDIVSLGHTQCLEFCISPPGTNPLGSNIEIGQEFMAFSRAYPVAFSWLTTLTLEYHAFGNSDITDLITTCGRLRHLSLRFCVSLIAGVSNVRIILLPAFISGDGFHAIAGSA